The DNA segment CAAGAGACTCTGAAGACCACAAGGTTTTCTTTTCTCAGGTTTTCCTAAAGAAAGAAATCCAATTGCTCACCTGGCTCTCATCCCAACTAACTGACGGATAACAAGAGATCTTCAAATCATTCCGTTCCTGCATTCTTTTCCTGTGTGAGAACTTGGGGAAGAGCTGAGAGCAATACATCAGTTCCTCTTTATCATTGTTATGGGTTGTTTTATGCACTGTATTGATTGTTATGAATCAAAACTGTAATCGAAAGATTCAGAACATCCCTAGTTGTTAGACTTCAGTGCATTTAGTTGTTTGTTCTACTGTGGTAAACCCTTACGTGTCCGTGATACTATACATCTTGCACCTAGATCCCAACTCTATGTGTTCCGCGAAGCACATCAACAAATCTATCAATAAAGTGAAACATTCTTATTGCACCTCTTCCCTTCCAACAGTCTCAGAGTAGTACTGATCTAAGGATCTAAGGACCATAGTATGTCACAAGTTAGACCATGTTAGACCACGTGTCTTGCAGGACTGGGCAGAGAGGAAATGATGTGTGCTGCTCTCTTTTCCTGACTTACCCAGGAGAGAGGTCATTCCTCATGGTCTCTCTACAGCGGGACAGGACGGTACGCTGATGTAAGGCCAGGAAGGAATCCTGGAGTCAGGCACAGAGTCAGGACCCACACTCCCTTGGAGGTGACATGTGCACAAATCAGGCTGCTATCTGTAAAGATTACTGTACTCcttgaggtaaacacacacacaccccacacaagtCCTGACCTAACGGCTGTGGTTCATGTCTTTTGTGATGTAGTTCTGTACGATACTCAAAGGGTACAGTTGCTGGTGTAAGTATCTTTTTAATTATGGTTATGGTTAGGTAGGTATTAATGTTTTTGGATGCACTTATTTGTGTTATTTGCTCCACTTCAGCCATATGGCGAAATAATTAGGCTGAGTGGAGAATATGCCGAGACTGGAATTGCAGTGTACTCTCAgtccaggagggggagacattGCACTGTGAGTGAGTTAAGTTGAACTACCTGTTCAAACTGTTAAAGCTAGGATGTGTAATCGTTTTGTTATACTGGTTGAAGGTCtattcacatcctgatagccaTCAATAATTTACAAATGTCTAaatgtgaatatatatatatcttctgTGGAAGGGACAGGACAAAATAATTATCaaccaatcattgcattcggtccGAATCCTTCTTCGCAACTTGTTCGTGCAGACAATCTTACCAACCTGCTTACCAAATTTTGTGCTATCGAAGCAATTTACTAAAACCCTTGGATAACTGACCTTTGACAAAGAAAGGTTAATGTTTGTAAATGATATGTGGTCATAGATAAAGATAAAATCAAACAGGAAATGCATGCATTCTACTGAAACGACAGAGGCTTTTAAAACACTTTCAATCTATGTTAACAAAAGCAGAAATCATGAGAAAGGTTTCAGAATCAGATCTCCTTTCCAGTCTGTttcatgttttcttttctttccagTAATCCACTGTCACTTCATTGCTCTTAGTTATGAATTTTAATCTACAAACTCTACAGAGATTAATGATTCCTTCATAATCTTTTGGAATTTGTGGGTTTACAAAAGCTCGTCAAAACTCCACTTTACTGCACAGTGCTAGCCTGCCATGGAAAAGAGCCATTTGGCTCAGAGATTTGATACTGTTTTACAAGCCTCTCCTTTATTTACACAAATGGAGCTGAAGTCATTTTTCTAGAAAAATAAGAATGCATTTATTTCATTAACAAGAAGCGCTGGCCCCCCAAATCATTGAAGGCCTACTGCAGGTATGCTTGCTTTGGCGAGCGTTCTATACAGAGAAGTGGCTgccttgttagtgtgtgtaaccAGAGCACTCAGTGGCTGATTACTGTCTTGGAGCTGGGCTTTGCTGAAGCAGACAGCTTTGAGAGCCATCCACAAATCACTGTTATACACAGAAGCATTCCTCTGTCCTCTTGGGTATATAGGGCTTCATTTGGTTCCCTTCTGTGATATATGCTGGGGGCAAGAAGTCATTTAGCTTTCAATTTATTAGCCTGTTGATTTATCTTCTCTATAAAAGTGCTGGTGGCGTTCTCAGCCGCCCCCCTTTGTTGAACTCACTGTAATAATTTGATGACAGATGATGTGAAAGCATAGAAAGTTCAACAATTAGAAAAGTCAAAACAAACATGGGTTTACAGTTTCTTTGGCCACACTTAATCTGTCATTCTGGTGGTTGAGGTGTAGTGTGTACCAGATTACCGATGGCGACCTCTACCTTGGAGCCCGAACGCTCACAGGGAATACACAGCAACAGATCCTGATAGTCTCACGTTTGTCAAACCAAGTATGTCCTCCTGGCCTTTTGAAGCCAACGACCAATACGTCAATCTGTCTTttattgtgtctgtctgtgtgctgtacCATACTGTTTAGCTAGACATACATTGAATTAGCATGAGAACATGGTATTAGAGTGTACTGTAACGTTACTCTATCAAGGTGTTCACTACAAACTGCAGATGGTGAcattacacagagagagagagagagaccgagagagagagcgagagagagagacagagagagagacagagagacagagagagagagagagagagagagagagcgagagagagagagagacagagagagagcgagagagagagagagagagagagagacagagagaaagagagaaagagagagagagagagagagagagagagctagcagCCCCTGTGTgaagtcaaagttgaaggtggaGTTGAAGTCTGAGGTAGGCCAAGGCATGTGCTCCTCCCAACCACTGTTTGGACCATGCTACCAGGAACACCACTGGGAACGATCCACATCGACTGATGAAtgactcacagagagagagtatttGGAAGAGTGCTTTGATGAGTAATTCTTATGGTTTGCTGGGTCACTTCCACATCCTTGGGCTTGTGTCCGCTGTCTCACTTTTTCCATCAGCCACAAATGTATTACTCAATGCTTTCCTTTCCCAAAGGGACATACAGCCATAGTGAACTCCTTGTATTTCTTCCTGTCCATTACCACAACGAGTCCTTCATTTAAGggttatctacacacacacatatactcacacaaacaacctCAGAGATTGAATTCCTTCACTGCCGTACTCCCTGTGATAAAGCCTCAATTACTGAGATATCAGGTCATTTAGCAATGCAGTACCCCAAGCCAAATCTTTGACTCGCTTTAATTCTCTGAAGTAATATATGTGGTTATTTTCGTAAATGGGACCCCTTCCCATCATGCTCTGGGAGGTTTTGTCAGGTGTGCTGTGACCGGCTGGGGGCGAAGCAGGGAGGGTGTTCGCTGACAGGTCTTGCTGATGAAGCAACCACAACTCCCAGTTACTCCAGTGATCTAGGAAGCAGATGGAGGCTAGCTGGTGAGAGATGAGAAGGGATGAGGTTTgtcagagaggagggatgaggtctgAAGGAGCCACCAGGAATTGCAGTTCATTATCGTGCGTGTACGTAGGGAGGCACAAAGTGGCGTCACACACCACCACGACACCAAAGCAGTTATTTTGATAAGTGAAAATATTTTATTATGCATGGCCGTAATGTTAAGTGTTGTGACTTcagagaatatatatataaccgCCAGTGACTTTCAGAGAATATATATAGAATTTGCAAACAGATACATGATCAGTTAGTCCATTGGAGTGATATTTGTCATTGGTGCCATCACAGCGGTAAAGCAGTAGAGCTCTCCTAGCGAGTTTTCAGAGTCATTGCTCCTTCCTGTGAAACAGACACATTCCTGTTACCTTCCATGACCTTCAGAGTGGCCAGCAGATGGTCatcagggctggggggctgcagGTGTCCACGCTCCAGTAAAGCAGGGCCAGTAATGGCTTCCACAGACACTCCTCAAACCGCCTCAGCTGCCTGGGCAGAAACATAAccaaacgctcacacacaccactactgtcGTATTTGTTTGTATTCTCGAGATCGGTTTCTGCTCGGAAAAGACCACACCCTGGATGTCTTCGGGTGTACAGAACACAGAGGGGAATCCGAGGAGCACAGTTCATGTTGGCACGGTTCCAGCGAAGAGGACACCTCCTCAGAGTACGCAGGCTGGCTGGGGTGGATGACTCACACCCAGGTGGGTGGTCAAGAACCCTCCACCTTAGCAccagtcatcacacacacacacacaaataaacagcgGCTTAGCAATACAACGTGAAATGCAGTAAATGAGTGTGAATTGAGATTGGAGAAGGGAAGCCGCCCCTTCAAGTGTGCCTTTCAGGGCTAGTTTCTGGCCATCTAGGATGGCCAGAAACTAGCAGGGACGGAGGGATTCCCGTTCCAAAAACAACACGGTTGGAGGGGTAGCCTATTGTGCCCCTGACAGATTGATCTGACTCGGGGAGGAGTAGGTCACCTCTCGCTGTCACACTGGGAAGAGCGGAGGTGAGCGCCCGtctgggggagaagggagagtgcACAGCTGCGGTTCGGAGGAGAAGCAGCGTTGTCACTGCCTCCCATAATTTAAGACGGACTGCCTGAAAACGAAATTCTTTGAATCTCTTTGAATTTATCACGGTGCACTGTAGGCTTGTTGGGCCTGAGGCCACCTGATCTGCCTTCAGGATATCAAGGGAACGCCGAGTGATTCACATGATTCACATGATTCACATGaaggctctcacacacaggcttcTCTCACACGCTCATTctttccctgtgtctctctctcttttctttttgtctctctctcaactagctatctctctgtatctctttcacTAGCCATCTCTCTTCTCACACTCCCTGtgtgcctccctctcttttctgtcttttctctctctctctctctctctctctctctctctctctctctctctctctctctctctctctctctctctctctctctctctctctctctctctctctctctctctctctctctctctctctctctctctctctctctctctctctctctctctgtagtcatCTTTTTTCTCACACTCCCTGTGTGCctctctattttctctctctccctctctctctccctgtgtgcctctctctcttctctctctctctccagctgtctcTTTTCCCACCCTCTACATGTATTTATCTCTTACTTACTTACCCTGCCTCTACAtcccactctcttcctcctttcccttcTATCACTTTGTCTCCCTTGCTCCGCGCTCCCCCCATCCCAGAGGCGCGAGGGCAGGGACACCACTGTGTCTCCCAGAGTCGTGGGGCGACGAGCCAGCAGGAGCATCCGTCCTGTACCTCTGTTGTTTTTGGCGCAAGGCTGGGGACCCTCCTCTGATGGGAGCACTCCCTGGGCCttacaccctcccccagcccccccccctccacccccaccctcgccTAACCCTCAGCCTCCACACCTCTGCCCAgcatcccccctgtcctccattCATCCTGGTGTGCAGCTGGAGCACTCTGGgtgacccccctctcccctcgcaGAGCGCCCATTAAGAGACTGTGGTGGGAGTTCACTCCTCACAGCACTTGTGGCTTGAAGCACCACTCCAAAAAATATGGTCCTCAATTACATAAGCCCCCATGACAAGCTTTAAGCCTGCGCGACAAAGATTTAAACAACTGCTGCACTGCAACATGCAGTATATCAGATATTAGAACTAGAAGAGTTGCTTCACAGTACACGACTTCTTGATTAACAGATATCAACTGGGAGGGATGCGATGAAATTCGGTGTACAATTTACAGGAGCACCTGTTGATATCTTGTTGAGATTCTGCTGCATAGTAGTTGGACCGTAGAACAGGGTCCAGCTAGCTGTACATACACAGATTTTTCTCCTTAGCGGGTCACTGCCTAGGCCTCCAGCAGTagcgtatgtgtttgtgtgtggctgtcagATGGGTTGTTTTATGGATGGCAGGACACAGTGGCCCAGTGACAGGCTGCAAGCTGTCACAGTGTGGTTAAGATGCAGAACATATTGCATGGCATGCCACCCAAAAGCAGGTTCTGTACATTTCTAACCTAACCTTAAATCCGTGACAAATCGTAGAATTAATATTGGTGTGTGATGATTACATAGCCCAGGGCAGTGGCCATGACAACACTTGTTGCCTTATCCCaagctgtttgtttttttaatatatatgtaCTGTGCTTTTAAAAGTTAAGAAAACATACCTTAAAAACAAAGATTTTGGAGGAAAAAAGCTTTTAATCTATTGTCTCAGAGGGGAGAATCACTCAGGAACAATAAACATTGGCTGCAGAGTCAGTTTCCAAAGCCCTCAAGGGaaagcctctgtgtgtgtgtgtgtgtgtgtgtgtgtgtgtgtgtgtgtgtgtgtgtgtgtgtgtgtgtgtgtgagagagtctgaATTCCTCAGTTAAAGGGGAGAGCATACCGTCGGGATACCAAGtctctccagacccagcctcacctcTGGCTTCCAAGCTGTGAAAACATGCGAGAGGGTTTGTTGGGGTTCAGTGACCAATaaggtgtcagtgtgtggtgGAGCGGTCTGAGAGCCCCACAGAGCCACTTTAATGACACAGCTCCATCTAGGAATCTACAATCTCATCTTCTAATCTCTCTTTACATACACATACGTTAATGTACCAAATAGAATCCGTTCCAGAAAGATGGGCCATTAGCTTGTGCATTTCAAACCTGATGTCACTGGACACATGGGAAGAAACATTGTTTTCCTGTAATGTGGCTGAATGAAAAGCTAATGGTCAAGAGTTCAGAGACAGGACTTCTTTCAGCTCTGTGAAAGCCATAGAGCGATTAGGCTCCCCAGCATCAAAGTGCTCTGTTTTTAAACGCTTTCTTTACAGCTGACTTTAGGAGCCCTGGCCTCTCACATCCAGACAGGTTATAAAAGGTTGTTTTCATCCACGCCTCCCTAATCTCCACACCCCACATCCTTTCGCTCTGACTGCTAGGCTGCCGCCATCCAAACCCCACTGATACCATGTCTGCTTTTCTCCTTGGAATGTGACATTTTGAAACTACTGAGGTAATTGCAGAAACCAAGAGGGAAAAACCCTGTCATCCAACACGTGTCCTGACCTTTTCAGCTGATAGGTCTGATTGGAGTTTATCCTCCTGAACGCTCTTtgaagacaggaagacagggccCCTGTCTTTTGTCAGCCTTCGCAGCTGATCCATCTTGCCTTTTTGGCGTTTGACTCTGTGTGGTGAACTTAATGGAGTGAACATGAACATCACTGTCAACAGGGAGACACTCGTGCGCATGGAGAAACCGGGGTTTGTTATTTCAATAGATATGTGAGTAGCCTGATATGGAGGAACAGTGGAGCAGTGCTTTTCTAAGACTTAGGAGACGAATACCAGTAGATGCACAGGACTCAGTGGGTCCGAAGGGCCCTTCCTGCTGCTGCCAGTGACAGAGCGGTGTGTGCCTTGATGTGACCTGAGGGGAAGGACGTTAACGACACTCCATGGTCAACCGTGACTGTCATGTCAAGCTGCATGAATCACTGTCAGATGCCTATTTCAGTACAAAGGTAGGATTctgttctttctccatctcaaaTGTAACTGGGGCATGTTTGTTTGTTCACTAAAACATGTCAATTATTTCATTCTGTTCCTTTTCCATCTTTTCTATTCCAATGGTTGATCAGCCGCAATGTAAAATGTCCATTAAATaagtagaaagaaagaaatgatcCAGAATCAGGAAAAAAGAGGGTTAACATCCCAAACCAGACCTGTCATGCTAGACTGTCTTGCTTGACTCTGGCATTGGTCATTGAAGCATGACATCACATTGACTTTCAAGCAACCATCAGCAGCTAAGACTTTGAGGACAGCAAAGGAGATAAATAGGTTAACCCCTTTAGGGAGCCTCTTTCTGCTTAGCCGTTGGTAAGTAAGGACCTATCACGGAGTTCTAACAATAATACAGAGCACTTCTACCTACAGTATTCCACTGTGACAAGCTCCATCCCCGACTCGGAGGCTCCGCAGCTTATGAAGGACCTTGTCTTTATTAAAAATCAACACCGGTCGAGTCTGTGTGTCCTCTGATGACATCATATTCTCATGAAGCAGCTGTGTTTTCTCAGAGTCACttctgcaggagagaggggaacactGAGGGGAAACCTGCCAAAAACAGCCCGAGCTGCATAGCCCTCTTTACATATCAGCATCTGTACTATCTCCGAAAAACACAACGTTTCACGCAGCACTGAAACATTCAGGGTGTATGTTGTGCAACAACGTATGATGTTATGAATGTGGTTGCAGTACACAGAAAGCCATACTGTAGGAGGGATCTTCTCTGGGTTACAAATATTTAAGGGATCAGCATTTTGGAGCTACAGAAGCAGATCATGTGGAGTCACTGGAACCAGGTAACTGTTGCTCTTGTGTTGGTGTGAATTtagttcagcaccatggacaaggCCTCAAGGTAGATTCacctgcagaggggaggggcccTCTTACTGTCGCTTTGTCTTGATGTAAATCAGGGGTTTGCTGGTTAGAAATACATACCACATTATCTTTTTACCTGAGGTAgaattgatttcaatgttggGATTGTAAGCACTTATAATGTACTGCATACAGTTTAAACACTTCAATATGACTAAATAAAACTTTCAGAATGAATTATAGTATTCAGGTCATGACTAAAACAATCCTTTGTGTTGTGGATACCTTGAGGTGTACCCATGAACAATGCTTCCTTCTCACTTCTCAGCAGAGATGCAAATGGTTGTGCGCTGGTGTTGTGACCTTTCACCTTGCCTGcccctcctgcttcctgtttcagCTGGTGCTCCTGTGTACTAAAGCCCTCCAAATCCAAATAAGGTCATCCTTCAATAACACAAGATGGAAAATGCATTATTTTCATCTTGGATTTGAAAAAGTAGAAAGTATGAAAATAATCAGATTTGTTGTATATCTGATTATTTTAACTGACAGAATGACATAAAATGATAAGGTGTGTTAAAtaggtttatttttattttgttaaaaGCAGATACAAATTGTGTCTTAAAACACTTAAATGTTAGTGCTTGAATTTTATGCCCTCTTGTGGGCAATATATTTACTGTACACAATACGTTTTCAAGGGAGATTCAGAGCTTATGCCCTCATGCAATATTTGCTGACACATCCTGCATCTCCTGTACTTAGACAAAGCTAACTCTCATAATCAAATAGAATGAGTCTGAATAGGCCTTATAATAACTTAACGATGTCTTTCAACTGAATTGTGTATGTTTTAGGTTGAAGATGTATTCATCTCAGTCATAGCATTTTAAATTGATGCGTTGTCTTTAGAATAACATGAAAGAGGTTATGTTTCATTCGTTCTGCCATGTGTCATGCTTGAAATTTAAGCATTTGGCATGAATTAGTTTTTCGTCTGGTCTCTGCAGATTTAgatggtgtgtggtggtcaCTTGGATAGTGGACAATTGTGCATAGGGACAGAACCGCGCGAAATGACACTGATGGGCTTTATAGAAATTTAACACtattttgtatatattttgtcTAAATTTAAACCTTTCACTTTATCTACCAACATAAAACCTATAccttaattaattaattgtttTTCAGCCTATCGATTGCTTTCACTTTACAATCAATTAATATCCAATTGCCCActtcattttatttttctaAATAGGCTACACAGTAATTGTCCCACCTAATGCGAGGTTAATTTTGATGCGAGGAAAGGGTAATACTTTTAAAATACCATGAAAATATTTTACTGAACCTCAACTGTTGAAAAAGAATGCTCATTCAACACTGTCTCTGACTTTGTTTTTAGAGGACCAGGGAGAGAAGATTCTGATAGTTCCTTGGCTGCGCCCACCCCTCTTTGCacgtaattcattttcttggccaatcctctctctttccaaaaTCTTTACGCCATGCAGACTATAAGAAGTCCGTTAGTTTCTCAAGTATCAGAAAACATTCTTGCCTCGGGATCTCATGTATGGATTCTCTAGTATTATCAAAGACGGCGAGACTCACAGCTGGGATTATCGCTTAATTTAATGCAAGCAACGTTTCGGACATTCGCTCGTCATATAAGAGAGGGTGATGTCTGAGGAAATGATGGGGGAAGAGTCGAGCTCCCCGGTGTCTCCAGTGGACAGTCTCAGCAACAGCGAAGGAGAGCTGGAAAGGCAACCGAAGAGATGTGGGAGGAAAAGGAGATCAAGCAGGAAAAACGGGGAGGATTCAGATAGCCCGACCCCTGGGAAAAGAGGGAAAAagtccagcagcagcagtccaCAGTCTTTCGAAGACCTACAGACGCAACGAGTCATGGCTAACGTGCGCGAGCGACAGAGGACTCAATCACTCAACGAAGCTTTCGCTGCTTTGCGGAAAATTATTCCCACTTTGCCCTCAGATAAACTTAGCAAAATACAAACTCTTAAACTTGCGGCCAGGTACATCGATTTCCTCTACCAAGTTCTGCAGAGCGATGAGTTGGACTCCAAAATGGCAAGTTGTAGTTATGTGGCTCATGAGAGGTTAAGCTATGCGTTCTCTGTATGGAGGATGGAGGGCGCTTGGTCCATGTCAGCATCTCACTAGCGTCTGAAGAGCTGTAATACAAAATGGTATGCTCTGTTTTCCAACTCATTGTCATTTAAGACCAAAAGTGCCAAACATTTCAAGATAGTCTAATAATGTCTCGCCAATAGAAGCAAGTCATCTACATAATTTTACGATAACTGAatgataaattgattattttTCCAAAGAAACCTGGAgtgcatacatttattttttgacAAGGTATAGATTATTTTCAGTTTCAATTGTGCAACAATTACAAATGGGCCTATGGCTGAACTTCCATCACTTGATTGTTCTCCAACTCATTGCATATAAAAGCAAATCCATTTTTGTCCAACTTTTGTTGGTGTGCAACAAGAATTAATGCAATTTTCTGATCTGCAGGTGACAGCTGATTCTCCTCATCAACTTGACGGGACAAATCTGGACTCCACTGCTGGATATATACAAAGCTCCGTTATATGGGAGACAGCTATTTAAACCAAAGAGGACATCGCGAGAGGATCTTTTTTTTTCTAGAAAAAAGGCCCACGAAGGACCTGCAATTGAGTGCGAGCCTACTACACTACATTCTGATGTGTTTCTTTATTGTTGACGACGAATGTTGGAAATGTATGTTTTTATACATGCCTCTGGGCTCTGCCGTGCGTTATTTTCTGTGGAAGTCAAAGTGCATCCAAGCAACTGTCTCAGTTTTTTGTGAGACTGTCAGTATTGGACGGCAGCCCGTATTGGTTTACATGTGGATCAATCCTGTGCAGATAATGTAGGTTATTGTTTTCAGAATTCaactatttatttattgagGACACCTGTTACACGAGGACTTGGATCATATTTCTGAAATGCATTCCTTTTTATTATCGTTGTAAATAGATGTATATTTTTCACAATAAAGACAAtgattttgaaataatttgctcTTTGCTTGATTTATCCTATTTATTTACGATTTTTTAAATCTAATAAGGCCACAACTAAATCCtggaaaaaaaatgtttttatacaaaacatttcattgatgcacgataaaataaaaaaataaaaagtaatTAGCCTATTGACCCAAAGGTCTTTTTGACATCGTAGTTTCCTTTACTTCTCTTTCGTCCTGTTCTTTTTAATAATATCTGTAGAAGTATTAGTAGTATCGCCATCTAATTTGTAAATATCATTGCCATTGTAAGAAGCTATTTAGTATGTTGAGtgttgtagcctacttgaaagtATTGTTATAGGTAATGTTAGGTCACTTTGAAATTGTATtgattattgttgttgttatcaTCATTATTTGTAATAGCAGTTGCAGTATAGGCCAAGCAGTTGTGAGAGGAGTACAATGTTATTCCTAATATTATGGAATATGATATTGGGCAATTCTTGATCATGCAACTTGATCTTCTTGTGATGTTGAATGGTATTTCGCAAAATCCCCTGCTTATTAGCACTAGCACTATTATG comes from the Osmerus eperlanus chromosome 7, fOsmEpe2.1, whole genome shotgun sequence genome and includes:
- the twist1b gene encoding twist-related protein 1b isoform X2, which gives rise to MSEEMMGEESSSPVSPVDSLSNSEGELERQPKRCGRKRRSSRKNGEDSDSPTPGKRGKKSSSSSPQSFEDLQTQRVMANVRERQRTQSLNEAFAALRKIIPTLPSDKLSKIQTLKLAARYIDFLYQVLQSDELDSKMASCSYVAHERLSYAFSVWRMEGAWSMSASH
- the twist1b gene encoding twist-related protein 1b isoform X1 codes for the protein MSEEMMGEESSSPVSPVDSLSNSEGELERQPKRCGRKRRSSRKNGEDSDSPTPGKRGKKSSSSSPQSFEDLQTQRVMANVRERQRTQSLNEAFAALRKIIPTLPSDKLSKIQTLKLAARYIDFLYQVLQSDELDSKMVTADSPHQLDGTNLDSTAGYIQSSVIWETAI